From one Dermacentor andersoni chromosome 1, qqDerAnde1_hic_scaffold, whole genome shotgun sequence genomic stretch:
- the LOC126546205 gene encoding uncharacterized protein, with protein sequence MWGEQPVPEAMARSPSRESFGTDLSLLSLSSLGSERARARRCLLQVPGDLRRRRPLSGEVLLEEEAAAPLLKSFSTADIVQAAAAAEPLRASVSELALAELPARLESRSCSTWVAVGDVASSQLPSPQASEAAALAPADLVRSVSTKVRQMYIRRRLLSTHRALERLTKSELDVSTLPRVHVTADAKLTVRDVQRDRGKPLTKYERNMMIFDWLQNLDRS encoded by the exons ATGTGGGGCGAGCAGCCAGTGCCGGAGGCGATGGCGCGATCGCCGAGCCGCGAGTCGTTCGGCACCGACCTGTCGCTGCTGTCACTGTCCAGCCTGGGCTCAGAGCGAGCGCGCGCGAGGCGCTGCCTGCTACAGGTGCCTGGCGACCTGCGGCGGCGGCGTCCCCTTTCGGGCGAGGTGCTCCTCGAGGAGGAGGCCGCGGCGCCACTGCTCAAGAGCTTCAGCACGGCCGACATCGTGcaggcggccgccgccgccgagcCCCTGCGCGCCAGCGTCTCCGAGCTGGCGCTCGCCGAGCTCCCAGCGCGCCTCGAGTCGCGTTCGTGCTCCACCTGGGTCGCCGTCGGGGACGTCGCCAGTTCGCAGCTGCCCTCGCCGCAG GCCTCGGAGGCGGCGGCGCTGGCCCCCGCCGACCTGGTGCGCTCGGTGAGCACCAAGGTGCGCCAGATGTACATCCGGCGCCGCCTGCTGTCCACGCACCGGGCCCTCGAGCGGCTCACCAAGAGCGAGCTGGACGTGAGCACGCTGCCGCGCGTGCACGTGACGGCCGACGCCAAGCTCACCGTGCGCGACGTGCAGCGTGACCGCGGCAAGCCGCTCACCAAGTACGAGCGCAACATGATGATCTTCGACTGGCTCCAAAACCTCGACCGCTCGTAG